A window of the Callospermophilus lateralis isolate mCalLat2 chromosome 7, mCalLat2.hap1, whole genome shotgun sequence genome harbors these coding sequences:
- the Errfi1 gene encoding ERBB receptor feedback inhibitor 1: protein MSTAGVAAQEIRVPLKTGFLHNGQAMGNRKTCWGSRSEFGHNFLNIDPITMAYSLSSPQEHLPSVGHTSQSAPMNGCSFVENGPSQKSSLPPLIIPPSDSMGQREEDPVVCGFRKLSVNGLCTSTPPLTPMKPCPSPFPCAAPCERGSRPLPPLPISEDLSLDDTDCEVEFLTSSDTDFLLEDCALSDFKYDVPGRRSFRGCGQINYAYFDTPAVSAADLSHTSDQIGGVSNPNHPPPQTHRRLRRSHSGPAGSFSKPAIRVSSYTHRASPNSDEDKPEIPPRVPIPPRPVKPDYRRWSAEVTSSTYSDEDRPPKVPPREPLSRSNSRTPSPKSLPSYLNGVMPPTQSFAPNPKYVSSKALQRQNSEGSANKVPCILPIIENGKKVSSTHYYLLPERPPYLDRFEKFFREAEEVDTGTRLQPVPADCSAPSTTELLDSKAKTDLGSHGKRKHLSYVVSP from the exons ATGTCAACAGCAGGAGTTGCTGCTCAGGAGATCAGAGTCCCATTGAAAACTGGATTTCTGCATAATGGCCAGGCCATGGGGAACAGGAAGACCTGCTGGGGCAGTCGCAGTGAGTTTGGACA tAACTTCTTAAATATTGACCCAATAACCATGGCCTACAGTCTGAGCTCTCCTCAGGAGCATCTCCCGTCCGTTG GGCACACTTCGCAGTCGGCTCCAATGAATGGCTGCTCCTTTGTGGAAAATGGTCCATCTCAAAAGTCCAGCCTGCCCCCTCTTATCATTCCCCCCAGTGACAGTATGGGACAGCGTGAAGAGGATCCAGTTGTCTGTGGCTTCAGGAAGCTCTCGGTGAATGGGCTCTGCACATCCACGCCTCCGCTCACACCCATGAAGCCCtgcccctcccccttcccctgtGCAGCTCCCTGTGAGCGGGGCTCTCGGCCCCTCCCACCACTGCCCATCTCCGAAGACCTCTCTCTGGACGACACAGACTGTGAGGTGGAATTCCTAACTAGCTCAGATACAGACTTCCTTCTAGAAGACTGTGCACTTTCTGATTTCAAATATGATGTTCCTGGTAGGCGAAGCTTCCGTGGGTGTGGACAGATCAACTATGCGTATTTTGACACCCCAGCTGTTTCTGCAGCAGATCTTAGCCACACATCTGACCAAATCGGAGGTGTCTCAAATCCGAATCATCCTCCACCTCAAACCCACCGCAGATTAAGAAGGTCTCATTCGGGCCCAGCTGGGTCCTTTAGCAAACCAGCCATTCGGGTATCCAGCTATACCCACAGAGCTTCTCCTAACTCTGATGAAGACAAACCTGAGATTCCTCCCAGGGTTCCCATACCTCCCCGGCCAGTAAAGCCAGACTACAGACGGTGGTCTGCAGAGGTCACTTCCAGCACCTACAGTGACGAAGACAGGCCTCCCAAAGTGCCACCGAGAGAACCTTTGTCCAGGAGTAACTCCCGCACGCCAAGTCCTAAAAGCCTTCCATCGTACCTCAATGGGGTCATGCCCCCGACACAGAGCTTTGCCCCCAACCCCAAGTACGTCAGCAGCAAAGCCCTGCAAAGACAGAACAGCGAGGGGTCTGCCAACAAGGTTCCCTGCATCCTGCCCATAATTGAAAATGGGAAGAAGGTCAGTTCAACGCATTATTACCTACTACCTGAGAGACCGCCATACCTTGACAGATTCGAGAAGTTCTTCAGGGAAGCAGAGGAAGTGGACACGGGCACTCGTCTCCAGCCAGTGCCCGCTGACTGCAGCGCGCCTTCCACCACGGAACTGCTGGACTCCAAGGCAAAAACAGACCTGGGCAGCCACGGGAAGCGGAAGCACTTGTCCTATGTGGTTTCTCCCTAG